One Stenotrophomonas oahuensis genomic region harbors:
- a CDS encoding LysR family transcriptional regulator: protein MHDLNDLYYFAMVVDHGGFAAAERALGIPKSRLSRRISQLETDLGVRLLQRSTRRFAVTDVGTSVHRHAQTMLAEAQAAREVVDRLSAEPRGVVRASVPVSLAQMQLPKLLPKFLAQYPKVRLQLNISNRRVDIINEGYDVALRVRSRLDDDGSLVMRSFGQVQELLVASPKYLDRAGRPKDPDELANHVTLSISEDEARQRWELHGPEGAVRRVDLQPRVAGFDFPLLQSMVKDGFGITMLPETVCAEAVRNGELEVVLPDWSLPQGICHAVFASRRGLLPAVRVFIDFLAEHLPPQLEASRLDCGGACERAKEKIKASALGALAVDAG from the coding sequence ATGCACGACCTGAACGACCTCTATTACTTTGCCATGGTGGTGGACCACGGCGGTTTTGCCGCTGCCGAACGCGCCTTGGGCATCCCGAAGTCCCGCCTGAGCCGCCGCATCAGCCAGCTGGAAACCGACCTGGGCGTGCGCCTGCTGCAGCGCTCCACGCGCCGCTTCGCGGTCACTGACGTTGGCACCAGCGTGCACCGCCATGCCCAGACCATGCTGGCCGAAGCCCAGGCCGCGCGCGAGGTGGTCGACCGCCTCAGCGCCGAGCCGCGCGGCGTGGTCCGCGCCAGTGTGCCGGTGTCGCTGGCGCAGATGCAGTTACCCAAGCTGCTGCCGAAGTTCCTCGCCCAGTACCCGAAGGTGCGGCTGCAGCTGAACATCAGCAACCGCCGCGTCGACATCATCAATGAAGGCTACGACGTGGCCCTGCGCGTGCGTTCGCGCCTGGATGACGACGGCAGCCTGGTGATGCGCAGCTTCGGCCAGGTGCAGGAACTGCTGGTTGCCAGCCCCAAATACCTGGACCGCGCCGGCCGCCCCAAGGACCCGGATGAGCTGGCCAACCACGTCACCCTGAGCATCAGCGAAGACGAAGCCCGTCAGCGCTGGGAACTGCACGGCCCCGAAGGCGCAGTGCGCCGCGTGGACCTGCAGCCGCGCGTGGCCGGTTTCGACTTCCCGCTGCTGCAGAGCATGGTCAAGGACGGCTTCGGCATCACCATGCTGCCGGAAACCGTCTGCGCTGAAGCCGTGCGCAACGGCGAGCTGGAAGTGGTGCTGCCGGACTGGTCGCTGCCGCAGGGCATCTGCCACGCCGTCTTCGCCTCGCGCCGCGGCCTGCTGCCGGCAGTGCGGGTGTTCATCGACTTCCTGGCCGAGCACCTGCCGCCCCAGTTGGAGGCTTCGCGCCTGGACTGCGGTGGAGCCTGCGAGCGGGCCAAGGAGAAGATCAAGGCCAGCGCCCTGGGGGCTCTGGCGGTGGATGCAGGCTGA
- a CDS encoding FMN-dependent NADH-azoreductase: protein MKLLHLDASVLGDNSVSRQLSSAVVARFNETVESLDVTYRDLDQNPIPHLTSRSLAQTDAAEATEAEVIMQQFLAADVIVIGAPMYNFSIPSTLKAWIDRVAVAGRTFKYTENGPVGLAGGKRVIIASARGGIYTDSPADFQEPFLRQVFAFMGINDVEFVRAEGIAYSPKHREDAIAAALANLPAAEFEEVAEA from the coding sequence ATGAAGCTTCTGCACCTCGACGCCAGCGTCCTTGGCGACAACTCGGTTTCCCGTCAGCTGTCGTCGGCTGTTGTCGCACGATTCAATGAGACGGTCGAATCGCTGGATGTGACCTACCGCGACCTGGACCAGAACCCGATCCCGCACCTGACCAGCCGTTCGCTGGCCCAGACGGATGCCGCCGAGGCAACCGAAGCCGAAGTCATCATGCAGCAGTTCCTGGCCGCGGACGTGATCGTTATCGGCGCACCGATGTACAACTTCAGCATTCCGTCAACGCTGAAGGCCTGGATTGACCGCGTGGCGGTGGCCGGGCGCACCTTCAAGTACACCGAAAACGGCCCGGTGGGCCTGGCCGGTGGCAAGCGGGTGATCATCGCCAGCGCACGTGGCGGCATCTATACCGATTCGCCGGCTGATTTCCAGGAACCGTTCCTGCGCCAGGTGTTCGCGTTCATGGGCATCAATGACGTGGAATTCGTGCGCGCTGAAGGCATTGCCTACTCGCCGAAGCACCGCGAAGACGCCATTGCGGCGGCGCTGGCCAACCTGCCGGCGGCGGAATTTGAAGAAGTGGCTGAGGCCTGA